From Rhododendron vialii isolate Sample 1 chromosome 10a, ASM3025357v1, the proteins below share one genomic window:
- the LOC131302451 gene encoding probable trehalose-phosphate phosphatase J, translated as MVSLVDEGDRTTKQNVVITDAKSGINMEITVAVTTNPSAAALFTTAAQKPPVVPGGSYITISRKKLLQNLEINGTAARINAWVDSMKASSPTHVKSTPSLSSQDETSWMLQHPSALEMFEQITSASKGKQIVMFLDYDGTLSPIVDDPDRAFMSDSMRATVRKLARYFPTAIVSGRCRDKVYSFVRLAELYYAGSHGMDIKGPSKGAQYKNDDEGVLCQPASEFVPMIDEVYQALLEKTKSTPGAKVEHNKFCISVHFRLVDEKRWCELAQQVRSVLKEYPKLRLTQGRKVLEIRPTIKWDKGKALEFLLESLGYANCTDVFPVYIGDDRTDEDAFKVLRERGQGFGILVSKIPKETNASYYLQEPSEVMDFLQRLVQWKRLSLRRQLRVRRQLEELKVSTTEKCLTVE; from the exons ATGG TGAGTTTGGTTGACGAAGGAGACAGGACGACTAAGCAGAATGTGGTGATCACCGACGCGAAATCGGGCATCAACATGGAGATAACGGTGGCGGTGACGACCAACCCCTCGGCCGCCGCCCTGTTCACCACCGCGGCGCAGAAGCCGCCGGTGGTGCCGGGCGGGAGCTACATCACCATTTCTCGGAAGAAGCTGCTCCAGAACCTCGAAATCAACGGCACTGCGGCGCGAATCAACGCCTGGGTTGACTCCATGAAAGCGTCCTCACCTACCCATGTCAAGTccaccccttctctctcctctcaggACGAAACTTCTTGGATG CTACAACACCCATCAGCTCTGGAAATGTTCGAGCAGATAACGAGCGCTTCGAAGGGGAAGcaaatcgtgatgttcctcgACTACGACGGCACGCTTTCGCCGATCGTCGACGACCCGGATCGAGCTTTCATGTCCGATTCG ATGAGAGCAACAGTGAGAAAACTTGCCAGATACTTTCCCACTGCCATAGTGAGTGGCAGATGCAGAGACAAG GTGTATAGCTTTGTACGACTAGCAGAACTGTATTATGCCGGAAGCCATGGAATGGACATTAAAGGGCCATCAAAAGGTGCCCAATACAAAAAT GATGATGAAGGTGTTCTCTGTCAACCTGCCAGCGAATTTGTTCCGATGATCGATGAG GTTTACCAAGCATTGTTGGAGAAAACAAAATCTACTCCCGGTGCTAAGGTGGAACACAACAAGTTTTGCATCTCCGTGCATTTTCGCCTTGTCGATGAAAAG AGATGGTGTGAATTGGCGCAACAAGTGAGGTCAGTTCTAAAGGAGTACCCAAAGCTTCGATTGACTCAAGGAAGGAAG GTATTAGAGATCCGTCCTACAATTAAATGGGACAAAGGGAAGGctcttgaatttttgttagagtCTCTTG GGTATGCTAATTGCACCGATGTATTTCCTGTTTATATTGGAGATGACCGAACAGATGAAGATGCATTCAAG GTTTTAAGAGAAAGGGGACAAGGTTTTGGCATTCTTGTGTCCAAGATTCCGAAGGAAACCAATGCATCTTACTATTTGCAGGAGCCATCCGAG GTAATGGACTTTCTGCAACGCTTGGTGCAGTGGAAAAGACTGTCATTGCGACGACAACTCCGGGTCCGGAGACAGCTTGAGGAACTCAAAGTGTCAACAACTGAGAAATGTCTTACCGTGGAGTGA